The Methanobacterium sp. region GGGATTCTGATAGCGCCCCTAGAAATTATGAAACTATTCTGAAAGATAGAAAGGGAACTCTTAAAGATATATATATAACAGTGACTATGCTCCCAGAAACTAATAATAGCTTGTTTTCGCTAACTGATATTACTGAAAAGAAACAATCACGCTTGAAACTTAGAAAAGAGTTAAAAATTAATCAAGCTCTTGCAAAAATTTATGTTCCTTTAATTTCACCACTCACCAATATTCAAGATATTTCAGAAGTTATTTTAGATGAGGCAGCATCGCTTTCTGGGAGCCGTCACGGGTTTGTGGCCATAATTGATCCTGAAAGTAAGGATCTCGTTAATCAAACCCTCAGCAAAAAGATGCCTTTAGTGGATGTTTCTAACGATAGGGAAATTCCTGAAGAAATAAGATTCTCAATTGGTTCTGACGGCCGGTATCATGGTTTATTAGGGCACTGTTTAAATAATAAAGAAGCATTTTATGACAACGAAGCTAAAAAAAACCATTCAGTATTAGGGTTACCGGCAGAGTATTGGAGTATTGACAAATTCCTGTGTGTTCCTGTATTAATAGAAGATGAACTGGTGGGTGAAATTACACTGGCGAATCCTCCAGGAAAAAATTATTCTGATGAAGATTTATTAGCAGTTAAGAGATTAGCTGATTTTTTTGCCTTGGCTATTCAACGCAAACGTTATGAAGAGCAAATAAGCAAGTCACTTAATGAGAAAGAATTACTACTTCGAGAAATACATCACCGAGTAAAGAATAATATGCAGATAATTTCCAGCATTTTAAACCTCCAATCATTTACAGTTAAGGATCCTAATTTGCAGAGTATATTAAAACAGAACCAGAGCCGCATTAAATCCATGGCAATGATCCATGAAAAACTTTACCAGTCTAAGAATTTAGTGGAAATTGATTTCAGTGAATATTTACGAAGTCTAACTACAGATGTTTTTTATCATTATTCTGATAAAACTAAAATCGAAGTTGATTTAGATTTAGATGAAAATATAAAACTGAATATAGAAACATCCATTCCTTGTGGATTGATTTATACAGAATTACTTACTAATACCATTCAACATGCATTCCCTGGATTTAAAGAAGGCAAGATAAGCGTGCAGTTGAAGAGAATAGACGATCATATAATGCTCAGGGTAAGTGATAATGGTATTGGTTTGCCAAAAAACGTGAATTTCCGTGAAACTAGTTCTTTGGGGCTTCAATTAATTAATAGTTTGGTTAAACAGATAGAAGGCACCATAGAACTTGACCAAATCTCGGGAACTTCATTCACAATCCAATTCCAGGAACTCAAATATGATGATCGAATTAAAATTTAATTAACAATAATTTTATTTTGAGCCAGTTACTAAGAGTGAGAATTATTAACATATTCCATAATATGATATACATGTTTGTGTGCGGGGTGGAGTTATGGTAGTACAATTCAAACACGCAAAAATATCCTTATTTTGATTTAAACAAAATGTATTGGCCTTAATTTCTGTTTTTACATATAAATAATGGCATTATTTCATTAAAAAACCATATTTGCTGTGTTGAAGATGAAAATAATGGTTTTTCACAGATTTATGGGGTAGTTCAGGATATTATCGATATAAAAACTACGAAAAAGAAACTAACGACATAATTGGGTTTACAATCTCTAATAAATACATTCCCCAATTCCATTTTTTTTTAATCGAAATACAAATGGCATATTTTAGGATGTAACAATGGTATTTATTGAGTTTTTAGGTTTAAATAAAGATGAAATTATGGGGAAATCTGTTACTGAAATTTTTTCTAAAGAATTAGCTGATAAAATAGTAAAATAGATACTGAACTCTTTGAAAATCCAAAAAACAGATATATGATTGGAAATTCACTTGAAGCGGATGGTGTTATCAAAAATCTATTTTTATAACGCCATTTTTTTCGACACAAAAGCGAATTTACCTGTTTCAATTACGATTATGGTGGAAGCTACGGATTTAAGATACTAAAAAAATTAACATGATTTTATTAGCCATATTTATGAGAAGATGTTTGAAAGAAGTGTTAAACATATGCTTTTGATGATCCTAAATCAGTGAAGCCCTACTACTTGAAGATCACCAAACATTTAGACCACATTTTTTTTAAACAGATGAAAGAACCAGTTACAACGATGCATCTGATTAGAATTTAATAACAAAGCTTAATGGATTTTTCCTGCAGATACGGACTCATGTTTTCCAGATTTTAAAACATCAAAGAGATTTTATTAGGATTGCAGGAATAGCCTTATATTTCTCATGGTAAAATGGGCTGAAGAAGAGGTTGTATCTTTTCTGAAAAAAAAGAAATCTTTTCTTAAAAGTGGCTGATAACGGTATTAGAATGCTGGAGAATATTAAATGTAATTTTACACAAGCAATTGGACTTCAACTTGTAAAAAAAACCTTGTAAACAATTAGATGATATTTTGACTTCTGAACTAAACCATGTAACTGCAACACACTATTCCCTTTTAGGAATTAATGCATAAGGATGGATATAGACATCCATCATGGTTATTGGACTACTGGACAAAGAATTGGAGTTAATGCATAATAAGGATAGATGCAGACTGAGAAATTAAAAAAAAAATTGAAGGTCTAAACATAATTTTTCATAATATAATTGTTAAAAGATTAAAATACATGTTTTTATAAGAATAGTATTATTGTGGATATCACTTTTTTTATTTTTAATTTATTTCCACTGATAATCGAACTAAAATTAAAATCAATAAATTGATTCCATGCATCACAAAATAGTTGTTTTCCACACAGAGCAGTGTTCTCCCAAAAAATGCACCACTCGTAGATTGGCCAAGCAGAAAGAGATCAAAATGGTCACTCATCTTAACCAAATTCCAAGGGGTGCTTTAGTGTTAGATCCATTCTCACCCAAGGCAGTGTCACCAGAAGACCATGAATTAGTAGTTGAAAAAGGCATTGTAGGTCTTGATTGCTCATGGAAACTTATTGACAAGTCATCTGCAATGTTCAAGGGAACTAAAACCCACCGTTCCCTTCCTTTCCTGGTGGCTGCTAATTCCACAAACTATGGTAAACCAGGTATTCTGTCTACTGCTGAGGCAGTGGCAGCAACCTTATATATAGTGGGACTTAAAGATAATGCTATTCAGATTATGTCCCACTTCAAGTGGGGACCTCATTTTCTAGAGCTTAACCATGAGCTCTTAGAGGCATACTCCCGGGCTCGCAGCAGTCGGGAAGTTGTAAATATCCAGAATGAATTTATAGGAGGCTAAATAATGGCTAGATTTGAAGAAGCAGAAAATAGAATATTCAAGATCAAAATTTGTCTCAAATGCAATGCTCGAAACCCACCAACGGCCAAGGCATGCCGTAAGTGTGGATACAAAGGCTTGAGATTCAAGGCCAAAGAGCCGAGAGGATAAAAAAAATTTCAGTTACCATCCCTGGATTTCTCCATGGGATTTCAAATCCTTTTTCATTTCTTTTCTTATTATTTAATATTTTTTGATTAAAAATTTCATTATAATCATTGATACTAATTTAAATGCATTTAACGTTAATATAATGGTGTGATCTGATGAAAGTGGAAGAATATTTAAAAGAATCACTAAAAAATGGGAAAGTTCACCTCACCCTTTTGGATCCAGAGGATCAGAACCCCCAAAAAGCCCTGGACATGGCTTCAAAAGCTGTTGAAGGGGGTACAAATGGGATCATGTTAGGAGGATCCACCACAGACTCCCAAGAACTTGATAAAACAGCTAAACTTCTTAAAGATAATTTAAAAGTTCCCATTATTCTCTTTCCCGGAAACACGACTGGTGTAAGTGCAAATGCAGATGCAATATTTTTCATGAGTCTTCTAAATTCAAATAATCCCTACTGGATTATTGGTGCCCAAGCATTGGGTGCTCCTAAAGTAAAAAAAATTGGAATAGAATCCATTCCCATGGGGTATGTCATTGTAGAACCTGGTGAAACTGCTGGATGGGTTGGAGATGCTAAGTTAATCCCTCGCAGAAAGCCAGATATTGCAGTTGCTTATGCATTGGCAGCTGAATATTTAGGCATGAGACTATTCTATTTAGAAGCAGGCTCTGGCGCTGGAGATATAATTCCAGAAAAAATGATCCAGAAAGTTAAAATGCTCACCAATCACATTGTAGTGGTGGGGGGTGGTATTAGGACTGGAGAAGCAGCTAAAAAAGTATCTCAGGCCGGTGCAGATATTATCGTGACTGGAACAGTTGTGGAAAATACTTCAAATATAAAAGAAAAGATTTCGGAGATTGTGGAAGCAATTAATTCAGTTTAACTGATATTTATCTTTATCATTTTCACCCCTTCCCTTAATCCACAGACCGAAAAAATATTATTCATAAATAAATTATAAACTCATACAGATGTCTAAACTTATGAGGTGAAAAGTATGTGCGAGTCAGATGGATACGATTTAATATCAAGCAAATTAAAGGAACAGTTGGGTCTTAAAAGATCACCAGTTGCCATAAAATTCGTTTTAAGAGAAGAAGATATTCCTGAAGGAATTCCCAAGGCCGCAGAAAAAATGCGCCACTGTGAACTGGTGCTCAAAGCAAGTGGGGGAGATACTTTCTATGCTACAGCAGAAGAACAGATGTGTAAAGGAGGTTCATCTGCACTTGGCCTTGAAGAACCACCTGAAAAGGTTAAAACTGGTGAATTCTATTATGGGCTAGGAAGATTTTCCAGTATAGGATCAGCCAAAAAAACTATGGAATCAATACCAAAAATTGATAAAATTATGTACGCTTTAGTTTATGCACCTTTAGAAAAGGCAAACTTTGATCCAGATGTTATTGTAATCTTCGCAAACCCTAAACAAGCTATGATTTTATCCCAAGCACTTGTTTACACTATGGGTGGAAGAATGGAAGCTGATTTTGCGGGAATTCAGTCAATATGTGCTGATGCAGTTGCCGGACCATTCACACGGCGCCGACCCAACATTACTTTAGGATGCAGTGGATCCAGAGAATATGCTGATGTGAAAGATGATGAGGTTATAATTGGCCTTAATGGCGAAAATATCGGCTGTGTGGTTAACGCACTGGAGAATATGAGTTAAAATCATATTTTCCCCAATTTTGCCTACATTTATTTTTCAATGGGTCAAATGTCCCGAAATTATCAGATATAGTCATATTAATTTATTTTTTCACATTTAAAAGCCTTAAAACATTCAAGTAATCGTCATAGCGATTAATATTGATTAATTCTGATTCATTCTGTCCTTGCACTCCATAAAAAGAAACACCATCAGCAATCATCTTCCTCAAGATAGGATTCATATTATCCTCCTCTCCTTCTAGATAATGTTCAAGCAGTGAAGAATGACATGCGAAAGGCATTCCCAATCCATTAACACTGTTTAATAGGCCAGTTTTTCCACGAGCAAGAATAGTAACAGTATTTTCTGGGTCAGAACTGTTTAATAGATGATTGATGAGATTTTGCATGGTTTTTTCGGTAACTGTTGGTTGGTCCCCTGCTAAACAAAGGCAATAATCACATTTTGCATTTAAAACACCATTTAAAAGTGTTTGGGACAATTCAACATCCACATTAGGATTTTCAATGAGTTTAAGCCTGGAATCAGTTATTACCTCTAATGATGGGTATAATTCATTCATAAAATGCCCTAATACAACGATACATTCATTTAAACTGGTTTTAAGTGCTTTTTTAACCGTGCATGTTAGGATGGGTTCTTCTTTAATTTTCAAAAGGAGTTTGTGTTCTATCTTTTTTCCCTTATTGTGAAGATCTTCCCGCATCCTTCTGTTTTTACCAGCTGCGGTTATAATGCAAGATACACCTTTCATATTGCATGCTCCAATGAAAAAAATTAGAATGGAGGGATATATCAACTGAGCTTCACTATTTTAGTGTAAACAACAGTTCCTGCTCCACTTCCACTGGTCCACATTAAAATTTTAATGGGATAATTCTTGTTGTTGTGTACTGAAACATCTCCTGTGGGGCTGACACCATATGCTATTGCCAAGTGGTCCCATTTAATACCACTAGGTGTTGGTAAACCTGCTGCCCCAATTGCATTACGTATTGATCTGGCAGCTGGACAAACTCCGTGTACAGCATAATTTCCAGTGGCATTGGGATCATACACCCCCTCAAAGTAAACATTTAATTTTCCATGGGATGATGAGTCAGGAGGTACTATAGTTCCATTCCAAGCCTTTGAAAAGCTCATAGCATTGTAACCACGGACTGCATCCCCGTATTCGGGGTATGATCCTATAGATTCTGCAGAACTAGCTATTGTTTTTTCTTTATGAGGCCCCATATAGGCCATAACAGGAGAACCACTAGGATAGTTCCTCATGTAAGTTAATGTGGTATTTCCGAAGAAAATTTGAATCTTTTCAGGGGAAACCATATTACGCCCATCATTAAAGTTTACCAGAGAATAGTCAAGATTAATAACATCCCCTTCATCAGAATTATTGTACCATTTTTTCACAGTTTCGGAGTCAACATAATCGTTTGGTATTGTTT contains the following coding sequences:
- a CDS encoding GAF domain-containing protein, with the translated sequence PKDMVDLWDDALHNVFKTGENGRIEFELPSGAWIDWLMIPLLSDDGKVSSVITSARNITERKKMEENLKNSEAEYRAIFEGSKSAVAIFNVINDGSNFVFKDLNRSAEFIEQIKREDVIGKKVTDVFPSIKDFGLFEIFQSVWKTGKPEKHPVTIYQDERIKGWRENYVYKLPSGDMVAVYDDLTEIMQYEEELEKNQVRLKSMVRILQYNAESVQDLLDYALNEAITLSDSKIGYIFSYNEDKKQFILNNWSEGVMDECNITDIQTVYDLDKTGIWGEAVRQGKPIILNDFQKEHALKKGYPEGHAPLNKFMTIPIFSSDKIVAVVGVANKKTNYTETDALQLELLMDGVWKIVDTKVVEKALEMSEKRYKAIFENTGTAMAISDENMTLSLVNDEFVDLTGFLKKEIENKMLWTDFFAKKEVPRMKKYHRLRRRDSDSAPRNYETILKDRKGTLKDIYITVTMLPETNNSLFSLTDITEKKQSRLKLRKELKINQALAKIYVPLISPLTNIQDISEVILDEAASLSGSRHGFVAIIDPESKDLVNQTLSKKMPLVDVSNDREIPEEIRFSIGSDGRYHGLLGHCLNNKEAFYDNEAKKNHSVLGLPAEYWSIDKFLCVPVLIEDELVGEITLANPPGKNYSDEDLLAVKRLADFFALAIQRKRYEEQISKSLNEKELLLREIHHRVKNNMQIISSILNLQSFTVKDPNLQSILKQNQSRIKSMAMIHEKLYQSKNLVEIDFSEYLRSLTTDVFYHYSDKTKIEVDLDLDENIKLNIETSIPCGLIYTELLTNTIQHAFPGFKEGKISVQLKRIDDHIMLRVSDNGIGLPKNVNFRETSSLGLQLINSLVKQIEGTIELDQISGTSFTIQFQELKYDDRIKI
- a CDS encoding DUF367 family protein gives rise to the protein MHHKIVVFHTEQCSPKKCTTRRLAKQKEIKMVTHLNQIPRGALVLDPFSPKAVSPEDHELVVEKGIVGLDCSWKLIDKSSAMFKGTKTHRSLPFLVAANSTNYGKPGILSTAEAVAATLYIVGLKDNAIQIMSHFKWGPHFLELNHELLEAYSRARSSREVVNIQNEFIGG
- a CDS encoding 50S ribosomal protein L40e, giving the protein MARFEEAENRIFKIKICLKCNARNPPTAKACRKCGYKGLRFKAKEPRG
- a CDS encoding geranylgeranylglyceryl/heptaprenylglyceryl phosphate synthase gives rise to the protein MMKVEEYLKESLKNGKVHLTLLDPEDQNPQKALDMASKAVEGGTNGIMLGGSTTDSQELDKTAKLLKDNLKVPIILFPGNTTGVSANADAIFFMSLLNSNNPYWIIGAQALGAPKVKKIGIESIPMGYVIVEPGETAGWVGDAKLIPRRKPDIAVAYALAAEYLGMRLFYLEAGSGAGDIIPEKMIQKVKMLTNHIVVVGGGIRTGEAAKKVSQAGADIIVTGTVVENTSNIKEKISEIVEAINSV
- a CDS encoding DUF169 domain-containing protein; the protein is MCESDGYDLISSKLKEQLGLKRSPVAIKFVLREEDIPEGIPKAAEKMRHCELVLKASGGDTFYATAEEQMCKGGSSALGLEEPPEKVKTGEFYYGLGRFSSIGSAKKTMESIPKIDKIMYALVYAPLEKANFDPDVIVIFANPKQAMILSQALVYTMGGRMEADFAGIQSICADAVAGPFTRRRPNITLGCSGSREYADVKDDEVIIGLNGENIGCVVNALENMS
- a CDS encoding NTP transferase domain-containing protein is translated as MKGVSCIITAAGKNRRMREDLHNKGKKIEHKLLLKIKEEPILTCTVKKALKTSLNECIVVLGHFMNELYPSLEVITDSRLKLIENPNVDVELSQTLLNGVLNAKCDYCLCLAGDQPTVTEKTMQNLINHLLNSSDPENTVTILARGKTGLLNSVNGLGMPFACHSSLLEHYLEGEEDNMNPILRKMIADGVSFYGVQGQNESELININRYDDYLNVLRLLNVKK